A DNA window from Alligator mississippiensis isolate rAllMis1 chromosome 11, rAllMis1, whole genome shotgun sequence contains the following coding sequences:
- the LOC132243794 gene encoding olfactory receptor 14C36-like, translated as MSNQTTVTEFLLLEFSDSRELQLLHFAIFLAAYLAALIGNLLVIMVVALDYQLHTPMYFFLLNLSILDLGTISVTVPKSMGNSLWNTRLISYAGCVAQVFLFFFFATANFAFLTIMAYDRYIAICKPLHYETIMNRRACVQMAVSAWVSAILYSALHTGNTFRLPFCHSNIINKFFCDIPQLLQLSCSDSYLSEVRILFFGLFLYLTCFVFIVLSYVQIFTAVLRIPSEQGRHKAFSTCVPHLIVVSLFFLTGCCAYLKTPSSTPSALDLIVAVLYAIVPPMVNPVIYSMRNKEIKAALGKIIGCILFTGKQVSIFFS; from the coding sequence atgtccaaccaaaccactgtaactgagttcctcctcctggaaTTTTCTGACAGCCGGGAGCTGCAGCTTTTACACTTTGCCATCTTTCtagcagcgtacctggcagctctgataGGGAATCTCCTCGTTATCATGGTGGTAGCCCTTGACTACCAgcttcacactcccatgtacttcttcctcctgaatTTGTCCATCCTAGATCTGGGAACCATCTCCGTCACTGTTCCCAAATCCATGGGCAATTCCCTGTGGAACACCAGGTTGATTTCCTATGCTGGGTGTGTTGCCCaagttttcctcttctttttctttgctacAGCCAACTTTgccttcctcaccatcatggcttatgatcgatacattgccatctgcaaaccattGCACTATGAGACcatcatgaacaggagagcttgtgtccagatggcagtcagtgcatgggtcagtgccATTCTTTattctgcactgcacactggtaacacttttcggttacctttctgccactccaacatcatcaacAAGTTTTTCTGTGATATCCCCCAGCTGCttcagctctcctgctctgattCATATCTCAGTGAGGTGAGGATACTTTTCTTTGGTCTGTTCTTATATTTAACCTGTTTTGTATTCATTGTTTTATCATATGTTCAGATCTTTACTGCAGTACTAAGaatcccctcggagcagggccggcataaagccttctccacctgtgtTCCTCACCTCATTGTGGTCTCCTTGTTTTTTCTCACTGGCTGTTGTGCCTACTTAAAAACTCCTTCCAGCACCCCATCAGCTCTGGATCTCATAGTAGCTGTTCTTTATGCCATAGTACCACCAATGGTCAATCctgtcatctacagcatgaggaacaaggagattaAAGCTGCCCTTGGGAAAATTATTGGCTGCATATTATTCACTGGGAAGCAAGTGTCCATCTTTTTCTCATAA